TGCGCACATCCCTCAGTTTTTCCCCATCAACCGTAAGCTCTAAGGGCGGGTTCGGTGCACCTCCAAGGATGGCATGGAATACGACATCCCTGCGCAGCGCATGGGAGCGGAAAAGCGCCATCAATATAGACTGGTAAACCACATCCAGTCTCCCGGCTTCTCTCAGGCTATGGAACCTTGAATCAGTTCTTCCTGTTCTGGAGTAGAGGATAAATTCGCGCATAATGCATTATTTACATTTCTTCTTCCGGAACTATGGTTGTGAGTTTGACATGCTTCACGCCCCGGAGAGCCATTATCTTCTCGGTAACAGCCTTGACATCCCTGCCCTCTCCTCTCATGAGCAATACTTCCATGCACATATCATGATTTATATGCATGTGAAGGGAAGAACGAATTATTTCAGAGAACTCATGCTCTATCTCAAGCAATGAATTGACCAACCCTCTCTGGTTGTGGTCATATACCAGTGAGATTGTCCCCACCCTTTCGCCTTCAACCTCGCCCATCCAGGTATAGTAACGGATATAACCCCTTATTGCATCCCTGATACCTTCAGAACGTGAAGAATAACCTCTTTTTGTAATTATTTCATCGAATTTTTCAAGTAAATTCTCGGGGAGAGAAACACCGATACGGGCTAAATCCTGTTCCATGATTTATTTCGACAA
The nucleotide sequence above comes from Candidatus Methanoperedens sp.. Encoded proteins:
- the nikR gene encoding nickel-responsive transcriptional regulator NikR; the protein is MEQDLARIGVSLPENLLEKFDEIITKRGYSSRSEGIRDAIRGYIRYYTWMGEVEGERVGTISLVYDHNQRGLVNSLLEIEHEFSEIIRSSLHMHINHDMCMEVLLMRGEGRDVKAVTEKIMALRGVKHVKLTTIVPEEEM